The Vicia villosa cultivar HV-30 ecotype Madison, WI linkage group LG1, Vvil1.0, whole genome shotgun sequence genome includes a region encoding these proteins:
- the LOC131644332 gene encoding uncharacterized protein LOC131644332 isoform X1, which produces MSSFSNITICMYYLCFCFCKFCNDTVFFYELLLLNIEVEFKRSKKMKPTKTGLEFMLMNYSSEFHKRNLRNESSAGANAAFKANTTVSTADPLSEIVWSPDKGFGLKCVDSSFKNKNTSLFRDVEPSSMVLALLQSVACGNSINDDKPTDNAFVQPLTGVCVESDVSSTNIPIRPPTSDSVVIIPECKPYDDHDTGHFDRRPQDNESKPSFERSHSPTKHCKEGMYTFVDNKVDELEDDSYTRVEHVIEEKCSAALGTYIISSFNCEAATSAVTSRVLVSKSVQNKNKSKVNEMMLPYNKNGIHSENYHSKELFLESRKRCKQEVIIESKKVKMQIQETSSYSKSHVERDSSFMNLISNMMKGYSQQSSQDDVKSSALAQIRPINFVNSQGHWKNNCKVEETREQFSDNQLFIETKNLHNCCINKEASSTVLKDEKGNSDHISKHNVDHVTPFSRFRDSEPMVSMFAKRLGAIKQCQQTE; this is translated from the exons ATGAGTAGTTTTAGTAATATTACAATATGTATGTATTATTTATGCTTCTGTTTCTGCAAGTTCTGCAACGATACTGTATTTTTCTAT GAACTTCTGCTGCTGAATATTGAAGTTGAGTTCAAAAGAAGCAAGAAAATGAAACCAACAAAGACTGGTCTAGAATTCATGTTGATGAATTATTCTAGTGAATTTCATaagagaaatttgagaaatgagtcAAGTGCAGGTGCAAATGCAGCTTTTAAGGCAAACACAACAGTTTCTACCGCTGATCCTTTATCTGAAATAGTTTGGTCTCCGGATAAAGGTTTTGGTCTAAAATGTGTTGATTCGAGTTTTAAGAACAAAAATACATCGCTTTTCCGCGATGTTGAGCCTAGTAGTATGGTTCTTGCTCTACTACAGAGTGTTGCTTGTGGAAATTCTATCAATGATGATAAGCCTACAGATAATGCTTTTGTTCAACCTCTTACTGGAGTATGTGTCGAGAGTGATGTTTCTTCGACAAATATTCCTATAAGGCCTCCGACGAGTGATTCAGTTGTCATCATTCCAGAATGTAAACCATATGATGATCATGATACAG GTCATTTCGACAGAAGGCCTCAAGACAACGAATCTAAACCTAGCTTCGAACGAAGTCATTCACCAACGAAACATTGCAAAGAAGGCATGTACACTTTTGTTGACAACAAGGTGGATGAATTAGAGGATGACTCATATACTAGAGTCGAACATGTGATCGAAGAAAAATGTTCTGCTGCTCTAGGAACATATATAATATCATCTTTCAACTGCGAAGCAGCTACTTCTGCAGTAACAAGCAGAGTTCTTGTTTCAAAATCCGTCCAGAATAAAAACAAATCCAAGGTCAATGAAATGATGCTGCCATACAACAAGAACGGCATTCATAGCGAAAACTATCATAGTAAGGAGTTGTTTTTGGAAAGTAGGAAGAGATGTAAACAAGAAGTGATAATTGAGAGTAAGAAAGTCAAAATGCAAATTCAAGAAACTTCATCATATTCTAAATCTCATGTTGAAAGGGATAGCTCATTCATGAACTTGATTTCAAACATGATGAAAGGATACTCACAACAATCTAGTCAGGATGACGTGAAATCTTCGGCTCTTGCTCAGATTAGGCCTATAAATTTTGTCAACAGTCAAGGACACTGGAAAAATAACTGCAAGGTTGAAGAGACTAGAGAACAATTTAGTGATAACCAATTATTCATCGAGACTAAAAACCTGCATAATTGTTGTATCAACAAAGAGGCTTCTTCCACTGTTCTAAAGGATGAGAAGGGAAATAGTGATCACATATCAAAGCATAATGTCGATCATGTTACGCCTTTTTCAAGATTCAGAGATTCAGAGCCAATGGTTTCCATGTTTGCCAAAAGGTTAGGTGCCATCAAACAATGCCAACAAACAGAATAA
- the LOC131644332 gene encoding uncharacterized protein LOC131644332 isoform X2 — MYYLCFCFCKFCNDTELLLLNIEVEFKRSKKMKPTKTGLEFMLMNYSSEFHKRNLRNESSAGANAAFKANTTVSTADPLSEIVWSPDKGFGLKCVDSSFKNKNTSLFRDVEPSSMVLALLQSVACGNSINDDKPTDNAFVQPLTGVCVESDVSSTNIPIRPPTSDSVVIIPECKPYDDHDTGHFDRRPQDNESKPSFERSHSPTKHCKEGMYTFVDNKVDELEDDSYTRVEHVIEEKCSAALGTYIISSFNCEAATSAVTSRVLVSKSVQNKNKSKVNEMMLPYNKNGIHSENYHSKELFLESRKRCKQEVIIESKKVKMQIQETSSYSKSHVERDSSFMNLISNMMKGYSQQSSQDDVKSSALAQIRPINFVNSQGHWKNNCKVEETREQFSDNQLFIETKNLHNCCINKEASSTVLKDEKGNSDHISKHNVDHVTPFSRFRDSEPMVSMFAKRLGAIKQCQQTE; from the exons ATGTATTATTTATGCTTCTGTTTCTGCAAGTTCTGCAACGATACT GAACTTCTGCTGCTGAATATTGAAGTTGAGTTCAAAAGAAGCAAGAAAATGAAACCAACAAAGACTGGTCTAGAATTCATGTTGATGAATTATTCTAGTGAATTTCATaagagaaatttgagaaatgagtcAAGTGCAGGTGCAAATGCAGCTTTTAAGGCAAACACAACAGTTTCTACCGCTGATCCTTTATCTGAAATAGTTTGGTCTCCGGATAAAGGTTTTGGTCTAAAATGTGTTGATTCGAGTTTTAAGAACAAAAATACATCGCTTTTCCGCGATGTTGAGCCTAGTAGTATGGTTCTTGCTCTACTACAGAGTGTTGCTTGTGGAAATTCTATCAATGATGATAAGCCTACAGATAATGCTTTTGTTCAACCTCTTACTGGAGTATGTGTCGAGAGTGATGTTTCTTCGACAAATATTCCTATAAGGCCTCCGACGAGTGATTCAGTTGTCATCATTCCAGAATGTAAACCATATGATGATCATGATACAG GTCATTTCGACAGAAGGCCTCAAGACAACGAATCTAAACCTAGCTTCGAACGAAGTCATTCACCAACGAAACATTGCAAAGAAGGCATGTACACTTTTGTTGACAACAAGGTGGATGAATTAGAGGATGACTCATATACTAGAGTCGAACATGTGATCGAAGAAAAATGTTCTGCTGCTCTAGGAACATATATAATATCATCTTTCAACTGCGAAGCAGCTACTTCTGCAGTAACAAGCAGAGTTCTTGTTTCAAAATCCGTCCAGAATAAAAACAAATCCAAGGTCAATGAAATGATGCTGCCATACAACAAGAACGGCATTCATAGCGAAAACTATCATAGTAAGGAGTTGTTTTTGGAAAGTAGGAAGAGATGTAAACAAGAAGTGATAATTGAGAGTAAGAAAGTCAAAATGCAAATTCAAGAAACTTCATCATATTCTAAATCTCATGTTGAAAGGGATAGCTCATTCATGAACTTGATTTCAAACATGATGAAAGGATACTCACAACAATCTAGTCAGGATGACGTGAAATCTTCGGCTCTTGCTCAGATTAGGCCTATAAATTTTGTCAACAGTCAAGGACACTGGAAAAATAACTGCAAGGTTGAAGAGACTAGAGAACAATTTAGTGATAACCAATTATTCATCGAGACTAAAAACCTGCATAATTGTTGTATCAACAAAGAGGCTTCTTCCACTGTTCTAAAGGATGAGAAGGGAAATAGTGATCACATATCAAAGCATAATGTCGATCATGTTACGCCTTTTTCAAGATTCAGAGATTCAGAGCCAATGGTTTCCATGTTTGCCAAAAGGTTAGGTGCCATCAAACAATGCCAACAAACAGAATAA
- the LOC131644332 gene encoding uncharacterized protein LOC131644332 isoform X3, whose product MKPTKTGLEFMLMNYSSEFHKRNLRNESSAGANAAFKANTTVSTADPLSEIVWSPDKGFGLKCVDSSFKNKNTSLFRDVEPSSMVLALLQSVACGNSINDDKPTDNAFVQPLTGVCVESDVSSTNIPIRPPTSDSVVIIPECKPYDDHDTGHFDRRPQDNESKPSFERSHSPTKHCKEGMYTFVDNKVDELEDDSYTRVEHVIEEKCSAALGTYIISSFNCEAATSAVTSRVLVSKSVQNKNKSKVNEMMLPYNKNGIHSENYHSKELFLESRKRCKQEVIIESKKVKMQIQETSSYSKSHVERDSSFMNLISNMMKGYSQQSSQDDVKSSALAQIRPINFVNSQGHWKNNCKVEETREQFSDNQLFIETKNLHNCCINKEASSTVLKDEKGNSDHISKHNVDHVTPFSRFRDSEPMVSMFAKRLGAIKQCQQTE is encoded by the exons ATGAAACCAACAAAGACTGGTCTAGAATTCATGTTGATGAATTATTCTAGTGAATTTCATaagagaaatttgagaaatgagtcAAGTGCAGGTGCAAATGCAGCTTTTAAGGCAAACACAACAGTTTCTACCGCTGATCCTTTATCTGAAATAGTTTGGTCTCCGGATAAAGGTTTTGGTCTAAAATGTGTTGATTCGAGTTTTAAGAACAAAAATACATCGCTTTTCCGCGATGTTGAGCCTAGTAGTATGGTTCTTGCTCTACTACAGAGTGTTGCTTGTGGAAATTCTATCAATGATGATAAGCCTACAGATAATGCTTTTGTTCAACCTCTTACTGGAGTATGTGTCGAGAGTGATGTTTCTTCGACAAATATTCCTATAAGGCCTCCGACGAGTGATTCAGTTGTCATCATTCCAGAATGTAAACCATATGATGATCATGATACAG GTCATTTCGACAGAAGGCCTCAAGACAACGAATCTAAACCTAGCTTCGAACGAAGTCATTCACCAACGAAACATTGCAAAGAAGGCATGTACACTTTTGTTGACAACAAGGTGGATGAATTAGAGGATGACTCATATACTAGAGTCGAACATGTGATCGAAGAAAAATGTTCTGCTGCTCTAGGAACATATATAATATCATCTTTCAACTGCGAAGCAGCTACTTCTGCAGTAACAAGCAGAGTTCTTGTTTCAAAATCCGTCCAGAATAAAAACAAATCCAAGGTCAATGAAATGATGCTGCCATACAACAAGAACGGCATTCATAGCGAAAACTATCATAGTAAGGAGTTGTTTTTGGAAAGTAGGAAGAGATGTAAACAAGAAGTGATAATTGAGAGTAAGAAAGTCAAAATGCAAATTCAAGAAACTTCATCATATTCTAAATCTCATGTTGAAAGGGATAGCTCATTCATGAACTTGATTTCAAACATGATGAAAGGATACTCACAACAATCTAGTCAGGATGACGTGAAATCTTCGGCTCTTGCTCAGATTAGGCCTATAAATTTTGTCAACAGTCAAGGACACTGGAAAAATAACTGCAAGGTTGAAGAGACTAGAGAACAATTTAGTGATAACCAATTATTCATCGAGACTAAAAACCTGCATAATTGTTGTATCAACAAAGAGGCTTCTTCCACTGTTCTAAAGGATGAGAAGGGAAATAGTGATCACATATCAAAGCATAATGTCGATCATGTTACGCCTTTTTCAAGATTCAGAGATTCAGAGCCAATGGTTTCCATGTTTGCCAAAAGGTTAGGTGCCATCAAACAATGCCAACAAACAGAATAA